GAACACCGGTCCGACGACGGCGAAGGAACTCTCACGCGCGAGTGACGTTCCGATGGGTCGGATCTACGACGTGTTGAACAGCATCGAGCAGTACAACCTCGTCCGCAGCCAGACCGCGAGCCGCCCGAAGAAGTACGTCGCCGTCGAACCCTCGACCGCGCTGGATCGGCTGCTCGACGACAAGAAACGGGAACTCGAGGAGAAGGCCGAACAGTACGAATCGATCGTCGACAACCTCGCCGACGAACTCGACGCGGCCGAACCCGTCGAGGAGCAGTTCTGGACCGCCGCCGTCGGCCCCGAAGAGACGATCGACCTCCTCCTCGAGCGGCTCGCAGCTGCGGATCGGAACATCGTCATGGTCGCCGCGGACCCGGTTCCCCAGATGGACATCCGAACGGTCGGCGACGAGGTCCTCGCCCAGCTCGAAGACGCCCTCGACCGCGGCGTCTCGGTCGACATCCTGATGACCCGGGATCTGGTCGCGTCCCTCTCCGAGAACGTCGGCAGGCGGTACCAGGAGACGCTACAGGCTCGCAACGACTTCGACGTGCGGACGAGCGAGGAGGTCTCCGGTTCGTTCAACATCATCGATGGCGTGGAGGTCTGCATCCAGGTGCCGAACCCGCTCTCATCGAGCGAGGCGTTCGGCATGATCGACCTGAAAGACCCCGAGTTCGCGGCCGACGTCCACGACGAGTTCACGCCACACTGGCAGAACGCGGAGCCACTCGAGTTCTGATCGACGGACCGATCGCCCGTAGCCGATTTTGCCGGACCGATCGCGGTCTATCGACGGCCGACGTTCCTGCGCGGCGAATCAGTTCCTGCCGTTGACCTCGTCGCGCAGCGTCGCCATCTCGACGACGCGCTCGGCGTGGGCGTTGTGCTGGTGGATCGACTCGTCGTTGGACTGTTTCATCGTGATCACCGCGTCGTCGGGAAGGTGATCGAACTCGTCGACGACGCCCTCGGCCATCGATCGGACGCAGTCCTCCACGAACTTCGCGTCCGCGTGGGCCGCGTAGGTCATGTGGTCCTCGTCGGGTCGCTTCGCGAGATTGTAGATCCGCGCGCTCATCGAGTCGCGGGCGACGTCGATGAGGTCGTTCAGGTCTACGTCGGGATCACCGGCGGCGTCGATCGTCAGCGTCGCGTGGCCGCGCTGGGAGTGACCCGCCTGTGGCACCTCCTCGAGGAACCGGGCGATCGTCTCCTCCTCGACGCCGAGGTCCTCGAGGGTCTGTTTCGCCCGGGCGGCTGACATGCCCTGCGAACACGGGCAGACGGTCATCCCGGTGACCGTTGCGCCGATCTCCTCGCGGGTGCCCTCGTCGGTCGCCGTCGCGGCGGCCACGATGTCGACGGTATGCTGGGTCTCGCGATCGCTCGCGGGCGTCTGCTCGCGGCGCATGAACTCGGCCTCCATCGAAACCTCGGCGCGCGTGGTGTAGTCGTGTTTCTCGAGGAGTCGTTCGGCGGCCTCGCCACAGACCTCCTCGACGCGGTAGGCCTCGTCGCGGGTCGCATCCTCGAGAATCTCGTCGATGACCTCCATGTTGCGGCTCATGTCCGCGCCCTTGCGCCAGGCGGGAAGATCGACGAAGACCTCGAACTCCGCGGTGAGGACGATCGGGCGCTCCCCCTCGCGGGCGATCTTGACGAGCTTTTCGACGCCGGTGACGCCGACCTGGCTCAGGCCGACGGTGACGTCCGGCGACGTAGCCTGCACGTCAGGCAGTTGGTGACTCATTGGCCGCATTCAGGGTAGCAGGCGATTATGGCTTTCGGAAGCCATAGTATATGTGGCGGGCGATTCGATCGATTGCGTCGGAGGTCGAACTGCCGAGGATGCGATCGGTTCTTTAAGTGTCTCTGGTCACAAGGTGAAGATACGAAGGGGTTTTCGGGACGGCAGTCGAATCGAAGAGCGGTTGCCACGCGGGCCGTTCTACCGACCGATCGTTCGTCCGTTCACTACACGAGATCCGTCCATGTCAACCGTTCCGCAGCACGTTCACGAAACCGTCGCGGAGCACCTCGACGCGATCGAGGTCCGACACGACGTGATTGTCGCCCTCGCGGCCGCCCGCGGGAGCCACGCGTGGGGCGGAGCCGCTCCCGACAGCGACCACGACGTCGGGTTCGTCTTCGTTCCGACGGATCTGCGGGTCTACGCCCACCTCGACGGGCCGGACGCGGTCATCACTGCGGAGCGCGGCGAGTTCGAGTATCAGGGCTGGGACGTGCGAAAGACGATGTCCCTCCTCGCGGCGTCGAACGACGGCGCGTTCGACCTGCTCCGGAGTCCGATCCGGTATCGGACCGCGTACGACCCCGGGGAACTCCGCGCGTACGTCGAACGAACGTACGACCCGATGGACCTCTATCACGCGTGGCGCGGTATCGCGACGAGCAACTACCGAAAGTACCTCTCCGAGCACCTGGTTCGCACCGACGACGCCACCTTTCCGATCGTCGAGGCGCGTGGCGACGCGTACGTCGTCGAGACGGACGACGGGACGACCACCGTCGATCGGGACGACGAGCGATACGCCGAAACGCAGACGCGACCGACGGTGAAGCGCAACCTCACGATCTGTCGGGCGGCGATGTCGGCTCGCTACCTGAGAGCGACCGGCGAGCGCGGGGACCACGACCTGCCGGCGCTCGATTTCGAACGGTTCCTGACCGAGCAGGCACCGGCCGTCTTCGACGAGGACCGGATCGACCGCGCGCGGACGCTCCTCGAGCGAAAACGACGCGGCGAGGGTGCGGCGACGATCGGCGACGTCGTCGGCCGCGAGTTCGCGCATCCACCGATCGAGATCGACCCCGCCATTCACGCGCGGGACGGCCCCGACCCCGATCGACTGAACGAGTTCGTCGACGAGATACTCGCCGCGGTGCGGTGATCGAGCCGTCGGGGGCGATCGGCCTTTAAGTGCTTCTGGTAACAAGGTGGAGCTATGACGGGAGATTCGGTCGTTCTCGCGGACGTCAGTACCGAGTAGCCTCGGCTCAGGTCGCTCGGTATCGAGTGGCCGCGGCTCTTTCGGCAGGCTGGATCGCTCCCTATCGTCTCAGTCGACGCCGATCCAGCCCCCGTTCGGCCTTTAAGTGGTTCTGGTTACAAGGTGAAGCTACGAAGGGATTTTCGGGTCGTCTGTCCGGGAGCGACGGCGCCGCGATCGTCCGCCGAATCGTATTACGCCACGCGATCGTGCCCGGAGACGTATCACGAGGACTGTCAGTCCCGTCTAGAGGTCCGACGAAACGAGCGAGCCTTTTTCCGTCTCCCTGTCCGAGCGGAACACGAGATGCAATACGACGGTGCTGACCCCGGGGCGGGCGGTGAGCAAACGATGGCCGTCGACGAGGACCACGACCGCCGTCTCGAGCTGCGTCCCGGCTCCGGTTCGCTCTCGCGGGCGGACGTCCAGCGGGACTCGACCGTCCGTCGATGGGGGGTCGTCACGCCGAGTGCGACCGTCATCGGGCGTGCGGAGTCGCCTGACGGGGATCTATCGGAGAGCATCCGGCGACTCCACGACGAACAGCACGGTGCGACACCGGGGTACAGCGAACGCGCACACCACCTCGATCGACTGCGGACGACCCAAGCGCTGTGTAACGCGCTCGATCTCACGCCGTGGCAGCGGGACCTCGCGCTGGGCGTGATGGACGAGATCGACCTCACCGAGTTCGGCAGCCAGCGTGCCATCCCGAAGGTCGCACTGGTGGTGATCCGCCACGTCGTCGACGTCGACCGCCAGCGGTACTTCGGTCTCGACGACATCGACGTCCAGGAACTGTCCCCGGATCGAATGGACGAACTGTTCGGCCAGTACCGCGCCCACGACATCACCGAGGAGACGGCGTTCAGGCGGCTCGCGGCCCAGTACGGGCTCGACACGACGAGTCTGAACCGATTGCGCCGGGTCCTCA
The nucleotide sequence above comes from Halosolutus halophilus. Encoded proteins:
- a CDS encoding TrmB family transcriptional regulator — encoded protein: MASLRDLGLSEYEARAYRALLNTGPTTAKELSRASDVPMGRIYDVLNSIEQYNLVRSQTASRPKKYVAVEPSTALDRLLDDKKRELEEKAEQYESIVDNLADELDAAEPVEEQFWTAAVGPEETIDLLLERLAAADRNIVMVAADPVPQMDIRTVGDEVLAQLEDALDRGVSVDILMTRDLVASLSENVGRRYQETLQARNDFDVRTSEEVSGSFNIIDGVEVCIQVPNPLSSSEAFGMIDLKDPEFAADVHDEFTPHWQNAEPLEF
- a CDS encoding nucleotidyltransferase domain-containing protein codes for the protein MSTVPQHVHETVAEHLDAIEVRHDVIVALAAARGSHAWGGAAPDSDHDVGFVFVPTDLRVYAHLDGPDAVITAERGEFEYQGWDVRKTMSLLAASNDGAFDLLRSPIRYRTAYDPGELRAYVERTYDPMDLYHAWRGIATSNYRKYLSEHLVRTDDATFPIVEARGDAYVVETDDGTTTVDRDDERYAETQTRPTVKRNLTICRAAMSARYLRATGERGDHDLPALDFERFLTEQAPAVFDEDRIDRARTLLERKRRGEGAATIGDVVGREFAHPPIEIDPAIHARDGPDPDRLNEFVDEILAAVR
- a CDS encoding DNA-directed RNA polymerase subunit epsilon, encoding MQYDGADPGAGGEQTMAVDEDHDRRLELRPGSGSLSRADVQRDSTVRRWGVVTPSATVIGRAESPDGDLSESIRRLHDEQHGATPGYSERAHHLDRLRTTQALCNALDLTPWQRDLALGVMDEIDLTEFGSQRAIPKVALVVIRHVVDVDRQRYFGLDDIDVQELSPDRMDELFGQYRAHDITEETAFRRLAAQYGLDTTSLNRLRRVLKAQLDDDLPAYGRNPYRDPNLPESTSGDATDPEET
- the mptA gene encoding GTP cyclohydrolase MptA — its product is MSHQLPDVQATSPDVTVGLSQVGVTGVEKLVKIAREGERPIVLTAEFEVFVDLPAWRKGADMSRNMEVIDEILEDATRDEAYRVEEVCGEAAERLLEKHDYTTRAEVSMEAEFMRREQTPASDRETQHTVDIVAAATATDEGTREEIGATVTGMTVCPCSQGMSAARAKQTLEDLGVEEETIARFLEEVPQAGHSQRGHATLTIDAAGDPDVDLNDLIDVARDSMSARIYNLAKRPDEDHMTYAAHADAKFVEDCVRSMAEGVVDEFDHLPDDAVITMKQSNDESIHQHNAHAERVVEMATLRDEVNGRN